A region from the Equus asinus isolate D_3611 breed Donkey chromosome 3, EquAss-T2T_v2, whole genome shotgun sequence genome encodes:
- the LOC139044911 gene encoding serine/arginine repetitive matrix protein 3-like, producing the protein MEIRQRVFKSRRSDRNRPPLESRRRGSRLPSFKESSAPSRPGAGQGKRSRAPHSPSPLAGLQADAKFKPRRRSEEAARGIAGGLGRAQQWAARPRPAPPRPGHSGCGAAGRGRAAPGAESGRRGAEGCGGARRPRLPAAGAAPQGPRSLRARHQSKSSGETQVVADRLLLLKAPFADFLFPGASSLDGGQMVVSEFHQDFYSGAGPVAEWLGSRTPLQAAQCFVGSNPGRGHGTAHQATLRQRPTCHN; encoded by the exons ATGGAGATTAGAC AGAGGGTTTTCAAGAGTCGCCGCAGCGACCGAAACAGACCCCCTTTAGAAAGCAGACGGCGGGGCAGCCGCCTCCCCTCCTTCAAAGAAAGTAGCGCGCCTTCCCGCCCCGGCGCCGGCCAGGGGAAGCGGAGCCGAGCCCCGCACTCACCATCGCCGCTCGCGGGGCTCCAGGCCGACGCCAAGTTCAAACCTCGCCGCCGCTCCGAGGAGGCGGCGCGGGGCATCGCCGGCGGGCTCGGCCGCGCTCAACAATGGGCCGCCCGGCCGCGCCCAGCGCCGCCGCGTCCGGGCCACAGCGGCTGCGGCGCggcgggccgggggcgcgcgGCTCCCGGGGCCGAGTCCGGGCGGCGGGGAGCCGAAGGGTGCGGGGGCGCCCGCCGACCACGCCTCCCGGCCGCGGGGGCCGCGCCGCAGGGGCCGCGCTCGCTCCGCGCTCGCCACCAG TCTAAGTCAAGCGGAGAGACTCAGGTTGTTGCTGATCGGCTACTGCTGTTGAAAGCTCCCTTTGCAGACTTTTTGTTTCCAGGAGCATCCTCTCTAGATGGGGGACAGATGGTTGTTTCAGAGTTT catCAAGACTtctattctggggctggccccgtggccgagtggttgggttcacgcactccactacaggcggcccagtgtttcgttggttcaaatcctgggcgcggacatggcactgctcatcaagccacgctgaggcagcgtccgacatgccacaactag